gcttttttttttttggagcacATTCCACCCCATTCTTAGTGTGTGCTGTATGTTTTATTCCCCCATAGTTTCCTCTTTTTACACCCTCCGTGCGAAGAAGCACATCTGAATGGTTCGGCAGGACACCTGCTCTTGCTCCTACTCCTGCCACTGCCACTACCACTACCACTGCCCCTGCCACTGCCACAAGAGGAACAAATTGACTCCAACAGCTAGTGTTAAGTATGTACACCTGTGGAAATGTACGCCGTGAAGGACGCACCCCACGAATGGCAGAAGTTTTCTTAAAGTTTGTGCAAAAGTGAGCCAGGCTTTTGGAGGATGCCAACAAGTACCGCTACACAAACAGCGGCACACAAATAACATGCCCGCTcagcatacatttttgacaaaaaaagtggtatGGGGAAATATTTACGCAGTGTGCCACATGTACCCTCCAAGGTGGCGCTTCACGGGAAAACACTTCTGGCAGTGGAAACGTAAAAGCTCACTTGCTCGTACGTGTCGTGTGTTAAGTGTGCAATTGAAGTTTGCACCATCATGGAGAGAAACGCATCTTAAGTGggcgctttctttttttttttgtgaagagGTGTGTGCAACGGTACACTAtgaaggggagggggagcaTTTTGGGTGGCGCTCAGTTGCAACTCCGCTTTGAACGCCTCCCCGTGGAATAACTCACCGTGGAATAACCCCCGTGGTGTACCCCCATTGGAATAACTCCCTTTGGGGGACGCCGCTCCGCCGCGACTGCGGCttgttttcttctctcctggGCCGCCTCACCACCCGCAGGGTGAGGCGTCCAAATCACTGGAGCAGCTTGGAGGGGTCGTAGGGGACCCCGTTCTCCAGTCTCTGCTTTGAGACGATTATCGGCTTCACGTTCAAACTCACGTTGTCGTACAGCTGACCATTCTCGTCCAGCCCAGTGGCATCGAGGTTCTTGTTTTGGGACACCGACAGGGACTCTAAGTATTCGTCTACCAAATAGTAGTTGTAATAGTACTTAAACCTGGAGTACTGATCCTTGGTGCTGTTAAGCCTGCAGGATTTTTTGGAGGCGTTCTTTCCTAAAAGGCAGTTTCCTCCCAGATCGGATAGGTCGTCCTCCTGGTATTGATCTTCCTGGACATTTTCCCCGTCTTGCTTACGCCCCAACTGTTGCGAAATCTCCTTTTGACTATCAACCCAGTCGTTCAGCACCTCT
The window above is part of the Plasmodium cynomolgi strain B DNA, chromosome 11, whole genome shotgun sequence genome. Proteins encoded here:
- a CDS encoding hypothetical protein (putative) codes for the protein MNNSSTVASNESPQFQKPMIYKNRARSIMHQSVRNGSENQQTEQGKGTSIRDKIRRLFSSKHDQTIRDLQKTKLTRNKSIQEQEPSERSVNEFLPTDHQNVEWQPVYRETCKIKLPVDESATKIALPEEVLNDWVDSQKEISQQLGRKQDGENVQEDQYQEDDLSDLGGNCLLGKNASKKSCRLNSTKDQYSRFKYYYNYYLVDEYLESLSVSQNKNLDATGLDENGQLYDNVSLNVKPIIVSKQRLENGVPYDPSKLLQ